The Polyangium mundeleinium genome contains the following window.
ACGCTGCGGGACCTGATCCAGGAGCGCGGCGAACGCCTGCTCAACACGCTCCGCGAGGGCCCGATCGGGCGGCTCATCCCGGGCGGCGGACCCGAAGACGCCCCCGCCGAGGCGGCCGCGCCGGCCACCACCCCGGACAAACCGCCCACGCAGCCGCCCCCGCCTGCCGCGGCCCCCGCTCCGACCGAAGCGGACAAACCCGCCACCACCCATGGTGCGAAGGCACGTCTGTCCGAGATCGTCGAGAGCTCGAAGCAGACCCTCGACCAGTGGCAGCACGCCGTGGACGATCGGATCCGTCACATCCTGCCCGGCGTCGGCCTCTTCCGCGACCTTCAGGCCGACGTCCACCGCCTCTCGCAGCGCGTCGAGGAGCTCGAAGCCGTGGTGCGCAAGCTCGGTGGTGAGCCGACCGACACGCCCGAGACGCCCGCGCAGCCCGAAACCTCGACGACCGAGGAATAGTCGGGGGGGTGCTCCTGTTGGGAGACCGCGATGGCGTTTTTCTTCAGTAAAAAGCCAGCTTCGGTCGCCCAGGACCTGAGCTTCGCCGGCGCCGGGGACGGTGCGCCGGGGGTCGACAATTTCGAGGTGGAGCTGCTTGGTCACCTCGACACGTTGTATGCGGTGAGCTGCCGCATGACACGAAGCACGACCGAGGCCGAGGATCTCGTCCAGGACACGGTCGTGAAGGCCATGCGTGCCCGCGATCAGTTCGAGCCGGGCACGAACCTCAAGGCCTGGCTGCTTCGTATCCTCACGAACACGTTCATCAACCGCTACCGCCGCGGCGGACTCGAGCGCGACATCCTCGAAGGTCCGGACGTCGAGTCGCTGACCGACGGATGGATCGGCGCGACGACGATGCGCGGCATGCGGGATCCCGAGACGGCGGCCCTCGCGCCGCTGGTCGAGGCCGAGGTGCAGCGCGCGCTCGACGATCTGCCGCCGGAGTTCCGCATCGCGGTCGTGCTCTCGGACATCGAGGAGCTCTCCTACAAGGAGATCGCCGAGGCGATGGGCACGCCGATCGGCACGGTGATGTCGAGGCTGCACCGCGGCCGGAAGCTCTTGCAGAAGACGTTGCGCGACCATGCGGTCGCCATGGGCATCGTGAGCGAGGGGTCCTCGAACAAGGCCGACCAGGCCCCGACGGACCTCGCGGCGTACCGGAAGCGGAAGCGGAGTGCTGCGGTATGAATGGGCTCAAGGTGATGACCGACGAGTGCTCGATGTTCTCGCGTTGCATCTCTGCGTACGTGGACGGAGAGCTCGATCCAGGACACGCGGTCGACATGGAGGCGCACGTCCTTCATTGCGGCACGTGCTCCGAGCGCGTGACGTTCCTGCGGGTGATGCGCGCGAGCATGAAGCGCACGGCCGCGAAGCGTGTCCCCGACGCGATGCGCGCGCGCATCCATGCCGCGATGCTCGCCGAGAAGCGCCGCGTGAAGGAGGCCGATCGCGAGGTCCACTCCGCGAAGCTCGTGAGCTGGAAATACGCGGCGACGCTCGCGGCTGCGGCTGGTGTCGCGCTCACGGTGGCGGCCGCGAAAAACCAGAAGGACGTGGTGGTCACGCCGGAGCTCGCGCGGATCGGCGCGACGACGGAGATGGCTGCGGCTGGCATGGACTCGCTGCTCGACGATCTCGTCGCGCTCCACGCGCATCCCTTGCCGCCCGAGACGACAAACCCCGAAGAGCTCGTCCGTTTCGACCCGCTCGTCGGCGTGCCCGTGCGTCGGCCTGCGTTCCAGCCGTTCGTGGCGAGCTTCAACGGCGCGCGTGTGCACGCGATGCGTGATCAACGTGCGGCGCTCCTGCAGTACACGGTCGAGGGCAAACACCGCGTCACGGTGTACGTCTTCGATCCGCG
Protein-coding sequences here:
- a CDS encoding anti-sigma factor family protein produces the protein MNGLKVMTDECSMFSRCISAYVDGELDPGHAVDMEAHVLHCGTCSERVTFLRVMRASMKRTAAKRVPDAMRARIHAAMLAEKRRVKEADREVHSAKLVSWKYAATLAAAAGVALTVAAAKNQKDVVVTPELARIGATTEMAAAGMDSLLDDLVALHAHPLPPETTNPEELVRFDPLVGVPVRRPAFQPFVASFNGARVHAMRDQRAALLQYTVEGKHRVTVYVFDPRAVPMMRVTRLEPRVVRERPVYVGKLRGYSVAAVEKSGVGYALATDFDDERSAQLVLAATQQ
- a CDS encoding sigma-70 family RNA polymerase sigma factor — its product is MAFFFSKKPASVAQDLSFAGAGDGAPGVDNFEVELLGHLDTLYAVSCRMTRSTTEAEDLVQDTVVKAMRARDQFEPGTNLKAWLLRILTNTFINRYRRGGLERDILEGPDVESLTDGWIGATTMRGMRDPETAALAPLVEAEVQRALDDLPPEFRIAVVLSDIEELSYKEIAEAMGTPIGTVMSRLHRGRKLLQKTLRDHAVAMGIVSEGSSNKADQAPTDLAAYRKRKRSAAV
- a CDS encoding polyhydroxyalkanoate synthesis regulator DNA-binding domain-containing protein: MDTVKETSGASATPRRVIKRYSNRKLYDTKDSRYVTLQQIGEMVRAGEEVQIIDNATKEDKTEVTLALIISEDLKSQPRSVPLGTLRDLIQERGERLLNTLREGPIGRLIPGGGPEDAPAEAAAPATTPDKPPTQPPPPAAAPAPTEADKPATTHGAKARLSEIVESSKQTLDQWQHAVDDRIRHILPGVGLFRDLQADVHRLSQRVEELEAVVRKLGGEPTDTPETPAQPETSTTEE